A stretch of the Nicotiana tabacum cultivar K326 chromosome 6, ASM71507v2, whole genome shotgun sequence genome encodes the following:
- the LOC142181836 gene encoding uncharacterized protein LOC142181836 translates to MTVLPSTEFLHLVIDGQTRNVVRLHERNCTCGRFQLEDIPCPHAMAVIQKFHMDSYKYCSDYYNIDYLLKTYEIPVNSLPDETTWQIPEDVSSQLMSVLKYNKLEAIYRQLLYIIRNTNGAPDTP, encoded by the exons ATGACG GTGTTGCCATCAACTGAATTCTTACATTTAGTAATTGATGGCCAAACAAGAAATGTGGTGCGCCTACATGAAAGAAACTGCACTTGTGGGAGGTTTCAGCTAGAGGATATTCCATGTCCACATGCAATGGCAGTTATACAAAAATTCCATATGGATTCATACAAGTATTGCTCGGATTACTACAACATAGACTACTTGCTGAAAACATATGAGATACCAGTAAATTCATTGCCTGATGAAACAACGTGGCAAATTCCAGAAGATGTCTCTTCGCAG CTCATGTCTGTATTGAAGTATAACAAATTGGAAGCCATTTACAGGCAGTTATTGTACATCATCAG AAATACAAATGGTGCACCAGATACACCGTGA
- the LOC107765242 gene encoding uncharacterized protein LOC107765242, giving the protein MLQQKMPVKHLSANCIPGSLTSYFLIIINIHHFIYIPLMFDESSLLSKVQKSYADALLVGLLLFLGPICLADTLVNGPVFSIKWSKELSQFTASISKLKKIKTYLLPSQSKVRHQWSGSDSGTNSEDKMCEGAVPKLGTTIHITALDGIINVNSLFTLAVFIGLAWNPHDLNNSLATDTNCFAKPKVAEDLVAFHVYSFSCFLFSSLIALCLKQAIRLAKSAHHFPTIYSLDLAQINKNALRVGYLVSAAGSVCGSVFLMLALINVVQIKLGILGCGSKHTYGAVIPLVIFVPLGLLINVCTIFYAFTR; this is encoded by the coding sequence ATGCTCCAACAGAAAATGCCGGTGAAACATTTGTCAGCTAATTGTATTCCTGGTTCATTGACCTCCTAtttccttattattatcaacatACATCATTTTATTTATATTCCGTTAATGTTTGATGAGTCTTCCCTCTTGTCAAAAGTTCAGAAAAGCTATGCGGACGCTTTGCTGGTAGGCCTGCTACTCTTTCTTGGCCCAATTTGTTTGGCTGACACTTTAGTAAATGGACCTGTGTTTTCAATTAAATGGAGCAAGGAATTATCTCAATTCACTGCCTCAATATCCaaactaaagaaaatcaagactTACCTACTACCTAGTCAGTCAAAAGTAAGACATCAGTGGTCGGGATCTGATTCTGGGACTAACTCCGAGGACAAAATGTGCGAGGGAGCTGTCCCAAAACTGGGCACCACAATCCACATCACAGCCCTAGACGGCATCATCAACGTCAACTCCCTTTTCACACTAGCAGTGTTCATCGGACTAGCTTGGAATCCCCACGATCTGAACAACAGCCTCGCCACCGACACCAACTGTTTTGCGAAGCCCAAGGTTGCCGAGGATCTTGTCGCCTTCCACGTCTACTCCTTCAGCTGTTTCCTCTTTTCTAGCCTCATTGCTTTGTGCCTTAAGCAGGCTATTCGTCTTGCTAAGTCTGCCCACCATTTCCCCACCATCTATTCTCTTGACTTGGCCCAAATCAACAAGAATGCGCTTCGGGTCGGGTACCTGGTTTCTGCTGCGGGTTCTGTTTGCGGGTCGGTGTTTTTGATGCTTGCTTTGATCAATGTGGTTCAGATCAAGCTTGGGATTTTGGGATGTGGGAGCAAGCATACCTATGGAGCTGTTATTCCACTTGTGATTTTTGTTCCCTTAGGGCTCCTTATTAATGTTTGTACTATTTTTTATGCTTTCACTCGTTAA
- the LOC107765250 gene encoding uncharacterized protein LOC107765250, with product MTALMKYLCVVAFLVVLVIAGFNTANGAGECGRNSPDMEAMKLIPCAEAASDSNASVSRSCCQQIQKLGQNPKCLCAVMLSNTAKDSGAKPEVAVTIPKRCNLANRPMGYKCGPYTLP from the exons ATGACAGCTCTAATGAAATACTTGTGCGTTGTAGCATTTCTTGTGGTTTTGGTGATTGCTGGTTTCAATACAGCTAATGGAGCTGGTGAATGTGGGAGAAATTCACCGGATATGGAAGCTATGAAGCTGATACCTTGTGCAGAAGCAGCATCAGATTCAAATGCTTCTGTTTCCAGAAGCTGTTGCCAGCAGATAcagaaactgggacagaatccGAAATGTCTTTGTGCTGTTATGCTCTCCAATACTGCTAAGGATTCTGGAGCCAAACCTGAAGTTGCCGTAACAATCCCTAAACGCTGCAACCTTGCCAATCGTCCCATGGGCTACAAATGTGGAC CTTACACGTTGCCTTGA